Proteins encoded together in one Gigantopelta aegis isolate Gae_Host chromosome 8, Gae_host_genome, whole genome shotgun sequence window:
- the LOC121378499 gene encoding U-scoloptoxin(05)-Sm1a-like, with protein MDLLRSLLGWRVWLIAIWFCSLISTGSSLSCFICNSTLDPNCQENFNPNSVMAKEKYKECFMWDAQYCIKITGLWGGIVGAHRFCSSKDLGDQCQDIWFPDHDRMYRACVYTCSGDGCNGASLLSVSASAVMSTFVVVTAVVRTLL; from the exons ATGGACCTCTTACGCAGCCTCCTTGGTTGGAGGGTGTGGCTGATTGCCATCTGGTTTTGTTCTTTGATCTCCACAG GTTCTTCACTATCATGTTTTATCTGCAACTCCACACTGGATCCCAATTGCCAGGAAAACTTTAACCCTAACAGTGTTATGGCAAAAGAAAAATACAAAGAATGCTTCATGTGGGATGCACAGTACTGCATCAAAATAACCGGACTCTGGGGAG GTATCGTCGGTGCTCATAGATTCTGCAGTTCGAAGGACCTTGGCGACCAGTGTCAGGACATCTGGTTTCCGGACCACGACCGCATGTACCGAGCCTGTGTCTACACATGTTCCGGAGATGGCTGCAACGGTGCTTCTCTCTTGTCAGTGTCGGCTTCAGCTGTGATGTCCACATTTGtagttgttacagcagttgtcAGGACATTACTATAG